Proteins from one Coffea arabica cultivar ET-39 chromosome 8c, Coffea Arabica ET-39 HiFi, whole genome shotgun sequence genomic window:
- the LOC113705971 gene encoding protein PAL OF QUIRKY-like: MNLFMDCLSIYALTTHLSRILFGNRPFHLKSQLPNEDLDSLMSVTTDDDLQNMLEEHDCISAVTSPTPSCIRLFLFPIKPESSSSTLLDPKADSWFSDALNNTKIVQRGQSADAAGLGQGLMGLDILGRSDCNVALENPAKSMSNNDAEAKEISGAVPESLVLESSSSFGSTSSLVLMSNEGQLLGPL, encoded by the coding sequence ATGAATTTGTTCATGGACTGCTTATCCATTTACGCCCTTACCACCCACCTCTCCCGGATCCTCTTCGGCAACCGCCCGTTTCATCTGAAGTCCCAGCTCCCAAACGAGGACCTCGATTCACTCATGTCCGTCACCACTGATGACGACCTCCAGAATATGCTGGAAGAGCACGACTGCATCTCCGCCGTTACGTCCCCTACACCATCCTGCATCAGATTATTTCTCTTCCCCATAAAGCCAGAGTCTTCAAGTTCAACGCTTCTTGATCCGAAAGCTGACTCGTGGTTTTCTGATGCTCTAAATAACACGAAGATTGTTCAGAGGGGTCAGTCTGCTGATGCTGCTGGTTTGGGTCAGGGACTAATGGGTTTGGATATTTTGGGTAGATCGGATTGTAATGTAGCCTTGGAGAATCCAGCTAAAAGCATGAGTAATAATGATGCTGAGGCTAAGGAAATCAGTGGGGCTGTGCCGGAATCGTTGGTATTAGAGAGTAGCTCGTCCTTTGGGTCAACTAGTTCTTTAGTTTTAATGTCAAATGAAGGCCAGCTGTTGGGTCCATTGTGA